A stretch of Aspergillus nidulans FGSC A4 chromosome VI DNA encodes these proteins:
- a CDS encoding protein clrB (transcript_id=CADANIAT00009673) — translation MFHTFEGFENPAASAPARAGRERQSSIGRRVTTLRACTSCRHRKIKCDGEKPCEACRWYKKADLCHYSDPRPSRRHVEKLSTTLDEYRTVLEKLFPGASPEALANLPREKLLETLAQPQAQPPSTGARQISPATSTSHEAHVSPISTEDGNLESLQAMPEESNDPRNLSSEITNTISDDVNALSLSTRGPSSYLGVSSINAVLKTIVWLDPGSAAYFASTPPSAPRRGSVADLSSSEGQSWAAHDQPGTPPQVHLQVPESQLLDAYFTYVQPLTPILDEQSFRETYAAGHRKDDRWYCLLNIVLAMGSICASTCDDISHKIYYSRCRAYLDLESLASLHLETVQTLGILGGWYLHYVAQPNLAYSLMGAALRMAATMGLHREFADQSDTSNKQKMAQLDLRRRVWWTLFLMDCWGGVTLGRPTMGRFSPAITVKLPHYRESGNVLDILPLLENVRFCKISNQIQDALAVSPLTKYSEILHFDTQLVEWYNSLPYILKDHEPCPEGIANTREVTKWRYHVQRILLYRPTLLSYAMRRVPYIALRSEERTAIERCREIAETAIRDISATAKTPQMSGWNAVWFLFQSTMVPLLGLFINDNTVTDPRATTEACQAQVQDALLVFARLQQASPTARKTLDAVSRIFEASKRGPGIAAETNSINSANLSPTSREAGVLNTPGILPSHNDGRGFAVTHDSSFTDPFAPSTMDDPNGQYLWDFLSWSDTNIVPMADVENINDGGLLGSDDKHFKYTNTSFFGNQLTEPPFFTNSSIPYYS, via the exons ATGTTCCACACCTTCGAGGGCTTCGAGAATCCAGCCGCCTCGGCCCCCGCCCGTGCAGGACGAGAACGCCAGTCTTCAATCGGGCGTCGCGTTACCACTCTTCGTGCTTGTACCTCTTGTCGTCATCGCAAAATCAAATGCGATGGTGAAAAGCCGTGTGAAGCATGTAGGTGGTATAAGAAAGCCGATCTTTGCCATTATTCGGATCCCCGTCCCTCGCGAAG ACATGTCGAGAAACTGTCAACGACCTTGGATGAGTACCGAACCGTACTGGAGAAGCTGTTTCCTGGCGCATCGCCGGAAGCCTTGGCTAATTTGCCGCGCGAGAAACTGCTCGAAACACTAGCTCAGCCCCAGGCGCAGCCTCCAAGTACTGGAGCCCGCCAGATATCGCCAGCAACGTCCACCTCCCACGAGGCGCACGTCTCCCCGATATCGACCGAGGATGGAAATCTGGAGTCGCTACAGGCCATGCCAGAAGAATCGAATGACCCCCGCAATCTCAGCAGCGAGATCACGAATACAATATCCGATGATGTCAATGCGTTGTCGCTTTCCACAAGAGGCCCGTCCTCGTACCTCGGTGTCTCGTCCATAAACGCGGTTCTCAAAACAATCGTGTGGCTGGATCCAGGGTCCGCTGCATATTTTGCCAGTACGCCCCCAAGCGCTCCTCGTCGAGGCTCGGTAGCAGACCTCTCTTCGTCGGAGGGGCAGTCTTGGGCTGCCCATGACCAGCCCGGTACTCCTCCGCAAGTTCATCTACAAGTGCCAGAATCTCAACTCCTGGATGCTTACTTTACCTATGTCCAGCCCTTGACACCAATTCTGGACGAGCAGTCCTTTCGCGAAACATACGCTGCTGGACACCGAAAAGATGACCGGTGGTATTGCTTGCTGAATATCGTCCTCGCGATGGGCAGTATCTGCGCCTCAACCTGCGACGATATTTCACATAAGATATATTACTCCCGGTGTAGGGCGTACTTGGACCTGGAGTCGCTCGCGTCACTGCACCTGGAAACCGTGCAGACGCTTGGTATTCTAGGGGGCTGGTACCTGCATTACGTTGCCCAACCGAATCTAGCGTACTCACTTATGGGCGCCGCTCTTCGCATGGCTGCCACTATGGGTTTGCATAGAGAATTCGCCGACCAATCCGATACATCGAACAAGCAGAAAATGGCACAACTTGATCTCAGACGACGGGTATGGTGGACACTGTTTCTTATGGATTGCTGGGGAGGCGTGACTTTGGGACGGCCAACAATGGGCCGATTCAGTCCCGCGATTACGGTCAAGCTTCCTCACTATAGGGAATCG GGGAATGTACTTGATATTCTTCCGCTTCTCGAGAACGTTCGATTTTGCAAGATCAGCAATCAGATACAAGACGCGCTAGCAGTGTCTCCATTGACCAAATACAGTGAAATACTCCACTTCGATACTCAATTGGTTGAGTGGTACAACAGCCTCCCATATATCCTTAAAGACCATGAACCATGCCCGGAAGGAATCGCAAACACCCGCGAAGTCACGAAATGGCGATATCATGTCCAACGCATACTCCTCTACCGTCCCACACTATTGAGCTATGCCATGCGGCGGGTTCCGTATATTGCTCTACGATCCGAGGAGCGGACGGCGATCGAAAGGTGCAGAGAAATTGCCGAAACCGCCATCAGAGACATCTCGGCAACTGCAAAGACCCCTCAGATGTCTGGGTGGAACGCCGTGTGGTTCCTCTTCCAAAGCACCATGGTTCCCCTTCTAGGGCTGTTCATCAACGACAATACAGTGACAGATCCCCGGGCTACTACAGAGGCGTGCCAAGCGCAGGTCCAAGACGCTTTACTTGTGTTTGCGCGTCTTCAGCAAGCAAGTCCGACGGCAAGGAAAACCCTCGACGCAGTTTCACGGATATTTGAGGCCAGCAAACGTGGTCCCGGCATAGCTGCCGAAAccaacagcatcaacagcgCTAATCTCTCCCCAACTTCGCGCGAGGCTGGTGTTCTTAACACACCCGGAATCTTACCCTCTCACAACGATGGACGAGGATTTGCAGTTACTCACGACAGCTCGTTCACCGATCCATTCGCCCCTTCAACCATGGATGACCCTAACGGTCAATATCTCTGGGACTTCCTTAGCTGGAGCGATACCAACATAGTCCCAATGGCAGACGTGGAAAATATCAACGACGGCGGCCTGCTAGGCTCCGATGACAAGCATTTCAAGTATACGAATACCAGCTTCTTTGGCAACCAGCTAACTGAACCGCCTTTTTTCACTAATTCATCTATTCCATATTATTCGTGA